GGCAGGGCAATGCATTGATTGTCAGCAtaaagttaaaagaaatattcATCTCATGACCAATAAGTGGTCACgatcaaagaaaaaaaagaagcaAGCGAAAGCTATCATTGCGAATATATGTGTATGACCTTGAGATTGCATaggaaaaagaagaaatttgcctgcattttttacatttggttTTAGCTTGTTTGTATTGTTTGAGGCACATGTTTTATGTTTCAGTATTTAGGTATTTCATAAAGAGactaacttgttttaaattattaaattttaaataattaaatttttatggaCAGATCTGGTAGATTCGTATCTCGGACAAGGTCAGGGCATTTGGGTAAAAATTTGAGAAATCTTTCAGTTGAAgcctataaaacaaaatggagTAGATGTTCTGGTTTGAATAATACAGAAGAACGGAGAGGaccaaaaattgaaaaaccgtttttagaaatattatttttgacaaatacaataacaaaaagCAATTGGTAGAATTCTAATTTACTACTTGtcaataaagttttaagttttaggccaaagttttgttgtaagttGCAACATTCGCTTTTTTGTTAAGTGAAACTCGAATAAATGATTTTAGTAAATCTTTCGTTTATTTTGTGCGTCTTGGCTTGCTTTAAAGACGTCATTGTGTCGTCATCAATAGTGACTATTTCCAACAATGGTTACAGTGGACTGTTGATAGCAATCAATCCTGAAGTTCCTGAAAGTTCCCAGCTAATTGATGCCATCAAGGtacaaatttgattttggTTCACTTATAAACGCCAAATATAGTTAAAAGGTTGATGTTTGGGTGAACCAAGGTCCAAAGTTCTGGGTAAGAGGCAGTAATGGcaacataacaaaataaactttatctCTGTTGGCATCGTTTACTCACATGACATGTTTGATTACTCAAAGCTGATTAATTTATCCGCTTTAGTTGAGGGGGATATCACTGTCTGTTTAAGTAGTTTTAGGATAAAATCCTTATGTAGTTTGCGTAATCTTGTGTTTACCTACCCAATtctataaatatttttgcaatattgtactatccgtttttttttgtttgaataaatGAATTTGTCAAATTGAAATGGCAAAACGAAATTACTTACGCTGGGCAGAAATTTCTGATTTCTGACAAATTGGGTCAGATATGtcacaaacaaactttttatgcgGAAGACAAGGGCCACAAATGGGCCAATAAAGCGGCTATCAAATAAACTAGGATGATTtaattaacaaagaaaccaAAATAGGGTAAGCACTTGTTTTAACATTATCCGATGACAACTTTATGTCTCAGAAATTCTAAGATCGACCATTTTAACCCTTCTACACTGTAGTTATGGGGCAATTAACGCGTGTAGTTGGTTGCAAAACTGCTTGCCTTGCGAAATTTTGTGTACCCATATCGGTCACCCATATCAGATTGGATTAAATTTAGTTCCAGTTTTATCACTTAGTGATTGGTATATTTGCAATTACCTTATCACAATATTACTGTTTACATAATACTTTGCTATAACCAAGTTCACAATCTCATGTAGAGAGTGCTTGCCTTGTCAATGCAGCGTTGCGATTTTGGAACAGCATAGtggtattgttttttttaatcagTAAACTGTGTTTTTGATCTCAAGTTGTCCATCAAATTAAGTGTGTTGTATCAGTTTCTATAGCAAACAATGGTGAAGTAATTTTATTCTGGGAAATGAAAGGCAACATTTCTGTGTGCTTTCCTTGTTTGTCTGTGAAACGCTAAAGTTGAAATTATTGATATAGCAGCAAAGGGTGTTGCACACAATATTGCATCTGgctttttgtgaaatacttttTCAATTTGGCTTGATACTTCAATTTGTGGTATTGTTGTTAACTATACCAATTATATCCTAGTGTTATGACGTTATTCCAGATATTGATAAAGTATTTTTCTATTAAAAATACCAGAATTAACAATGCAAAATTATCGATTGTCGTcaacattgttttattttttgtcaatttgACATCTATTTTGCTTGAATAATTTAGTTAAATATATCTATTTCAAAATAACCTATTTGGTTTCCAGGAAGTATGGACTGATGCATCCAAAGCATTATACACTGCAACCAAACAAAGAGCTTACTTTGACCAAATCACAATCTTGGTGCCTAAATTTTGGAACGAGGGAACTTACCAACCAGCAGGAAAAGAAACCTACGACGCGGTACATGcttgtaaattttataacatgttttacagcaaaaaagaaatttatgcaTAGCACAAAATATTGCTTAAATTGCTGGtcagttatttttataaaatataacaaatatagagatattttctatttttattaacagtcttttctattttgttgcatcagctCTTTAAAGGAAAGAATGGCTCTATGTTAAATGCTTTCATTTCTACTCAGGCGGATGTTTTAGTGGCCTACCCCAACCCAGTGTATCAAGACCAGCCATACACTCTACAGTACGGAGGTTGCGGCGAGCCTGGTACCTACATCCATCTCACACCTTCCTATCTTGTCAATGATTCGTTCGTGGACATCTTTGGACCTAAAGGTAATCATGTTGTAACGAACTGTACAGTATAAGCCACAAAGCAAACGAGTACTGCACGCATTCTTATGCATATACAgtcacaaactttttttggatTGATTGTTATTGGGAAAACAAAGTTTGTGAGTCCCTTTAGTCACGGGGAAATCAAATGAAAACTTAATTCATCCGCCTATGTAATGATTTCCTAACAGATTAGTATAATGTTCATCCGATTGAGGTCATAGTTCTACCAGAACAACACTACTTCGTAGCCCTATAACATTTTCCTGACataaacttgaaaaatgaattttgctTGTAGGAAAAGCAATGGCACACGAATGGGGTCACTACAGGTGGGGTGTGTTTGACGAAACCCCTACATACGGATACGACCCTTTTTACTACAACAGCATGGGACAGATTGAAGCAACGAGGTAGGAAAACGTAGCCGTATAACCACTATAATTATTGcataacaataactttataCTTGAAAATCCTTCTCTTCTTTGCATTTAAAAGCTTGATCTTCCATTGTGACCGTTGTTTTAAGACATCTAATCTTGGCAGATGTCCGGTCAACCTTAAGGGCGAGTTTAAAGTGATTGATTACTCAACCGGAACGACACATGACTGCCAGCGAAATGTGCAAGATGGTCTGCCTGAGGACAATTGCGTGTTCTTTCCTTACGAAGAGCAATCGTCGTATCTAACTTCATCTTTTATGTCCAACCAATACATAAAACAGGTTCAAGATTAATTTGTAAATATCAAGTGACGAATACGAGACGTTCATGATGCTGGTGCCAGTTGGAGAAGAAAAGTCCCTTTTGAAAAATGACGGATGTTGTCATATCTCCTTCTCATGGCTTAAAATTCATTCTTTTTGCTTAAAAGactttcacaaaatatttctttctttcaattcgacaaaaccttaaaaaactttttggtttgtGTTTAAGTTACTCTGGTGTGGATTAAATTTTCGTTTGAAACTCATCATAAATTTTCAGGTTGAATTATTTTGTCACAATGACAAAAACGATCCTTACAACATCCACAACAACGAAGCGCCAAACGAGCAGAACAGGATGTGCAACCTCCGGAGCACCTGGGAAGTCATCCTTGATTCCAGCGATTTCTCGAACGTGAATTCTCCAAATGTTGAAATCCTTGACACATCACCGACGTTTCGAGTTGTCAAGCCCTCGTCATCTAAACGATACGTTCTTGTTTTAGATACGTCTGGAAGCATGGACGGGGTAATGACATCATACATTTATGCAGtcactttaacattttgcaaaggAAATATCTTTGTTCATTTTTAATAAACCTGCTGCCAGCATTAGCAGAACAGGCAGTTTTCATTCATATCGATTTGATTTTGCTTCACGACAAAGCATCGAATAAACTAATTCGGTCAActgattaaaacattttgttttagaaaaagCTAGAACAGATGCGACAAGTCGTGAGCATTTTTATTGGTCAATTTGTGCCAACGGGAGACCAAGTTGCTTTGGTGGAATTTGCTTCGAGTGCTTCAAAGCTGACAAGCCTTCGCACGTTAACAGACCAAAGCGATAGGGACTTTCTTCTGACCAAATTACCAAAAGATGCATCTGGCAACACCTGTATAGGTTGTGGCCTTCAAAGTGCCTTAGCGGTGAAGCCTAACACgcttatttttgtttgaattaagACTTAAAAGTGGGATTCATAACCAAAGCTTGAAGCTGAAAACTGGAGCTTAACTTACCATGAAGTTAATTCTCTGATTTGAGCCATTACCACTCCGACAATACGTTCAACTACAGCatatctaaaatatttttaacgtcataattgtttgtttagattttagaaGAAAATGGGGAAGATCCGGCAGGAGGCAACATTGTGGTTTTCACAGATGGAGAAGAGAATGAAAATCCGTATGTTAAAGACGTCTCCCATGAAGTTTTACGAGCAGTAAGGGTTGTAGCTTATACTGTAGTTGTAGGACTCACAAATTTTAGTtcacataggcctacttactAACTTGTAGTGACTTAATCAATGTACAACAAAAAACACcactttaaaaacaataactaAAAACACTTGGAGGTATAAACTTTATATTTATTGGATGTCTGTGTGAAACGTATTGAAAATTTCGACTGATTTTTCttaacaaaatttgtgtttgacataatttaaaatgaagtaaTATTACGATAAAACCTTTAGCCTTTGTATTAATCAAAATATAATGTTATAGCGTTATATTGATCATATGTATTGTCATGCACGATGTTTTTAACGTCCATCTGAACCTCGGTTGCAGTCGTAGCCACTTGAGTTTTGCGTTTAAGTTGCTTGCAGAACCGTACAAATATTGTTGCTTTTAGCTTCTGTAAATATGCTGCTGATACGAGCTTTGTTTGACTTAAAAACAGTtcgtaaatatttttgccGAAATCGCGTTTGACAGTAGGTTGGTAGTAGGTCTAACAATAGTATAGTTTGCATCATTCGCAATTTGATTTTCGTGAGTAGATCAAACAAACACTCTTAAATTAAACAGCTTTTAATTATTAGTTAAACCCGTTTCTGTTTGACCACCAACCACCCATGCGTTTATAGGAGGCATTTGAATTAGGAAGTTTTTGGTTTAagatttcaagaaaaaagctATTTGCAGGGAGGGGTCGTTCACGCCATTTTCTTCAGCACAAGCGCAAGCAACGACCTGGCGACGTTAGTTGTCGATTCCGGTGGGATTTGGTTCTACGGAAGTGACGTCAGTATCAACAGCATTTTGGGAGCGTTCCAAACTCTTGCGTCACCTAACGACGGTGATGTTTACAGCGAAACATTTCAAGTAAATTTGAGATTACGAGTCTtttcaaaactaaaattatTATCACAAAATACGTCACAGGAATGACAAAGCTACGAATATAACCCTCTAAAATGGCTGCGATCAATTGCAACACAGGTACACAGCTCGACTTTCGATGTAGACAaatacagcacctacaatggATACGTTGACGTTGACTCAACAGTCGGCAACAACACTGTGTTCACTTTCATTTGGGATCAATACAATATTCAGATTGAAGTGGTGCTTGAACATCCATCTGGGTGTGTTTATTCAACCAACCACCTTGCAAATGCTAACTATTGTACGGGTCAACCGTTGGACAAAGTTGATCTTACGTTTAAAGTTGTCTCCTTTCCCCTGCCTGGCACTGCTGAAGTAAGTTGAATTTATtatcatacaacaaaatattgaaattacATCTCACCTTCAATATAACATTGAAGACTGACGCTGACACTGACGCTATAACATTGACAAACCTAAACAACATCATATATTTTAGTGTACTTTGTACAATCAATCCTTTACgtatataaaaattaacataTTGGAAACTGCCTTTACGGATATATAGTCTACGTGAAAATATCTAGTTCAAAAGTTGATAAAACTTAGa
The Clavelina lepadiformis chromosome 4, kaClaLepa1.1, whole genome shotgun sequence DNA segment above includes these coding regions:
- the LOC143453060 gene encoding calcium-activated chloride channel regulator 3A-1-like; amino-acid sequence: MILVNLSFILCVLACFKDVIVSSSIVTISNNGYSGLLIAINPEVPESSQLIDAIKEVWTDASKALYTATKQRAYFDQITILVPKFWNEGTYQPAGKETYDAADVLVAYPNPVYQDQPYTLQYGGCGEPGTYIHLTPSYLVNDSFVDIFGPKGKAMAHEWGHYRWGVFDETPTYGYDPFYYNSMGQIEATRCPVNLKGEFKVIDYSTGTTHDCQRNVQDGLPEDNCVFFPYEEQSSYLTSSFMSNQYIKQVELFCHNDKNDPYNIHNNEAPNEQNRMCNLRSTWEVILDSSDFSNVNSPNVEILDTSPTFRVVKPSSSKRYVLVLDTSGSMDGKKLEQMRQVVSIFIGQFVPTGDQVALVEFASSASKLTSLRTLTDQSDRDFLLTKLPKDASGNTCIGCGLQSALAVKPNTLIFILEENGEDPAGGNIVVFTDGEENENPYVKDVSHEVLRAGGVVHAIFFSTSASNDLATLVVDSGGIWFYGSDVSINSILGAFQTLASPNDGDVYSETFQVHSSTFDVDKYSTYNGYVDVDSTVGNNTVFTFIWDQYNIQIEVVLEHPSGCVYSTNHLANANYCTGQPLDKVDLTFKVVSFPLPGTAEPGRWRYYVSSAADRLQKVIASVTSQAADRSKQPIVVSSGLDKTDVGTGDAIVVYAQVSQGFAPVLDANVLALVQQPDGIVKELELYDAGAAPDVRADDGVYSRFFTSYSTPGSYGVQVTVSQTAKSYKATRVAGSRAPVNFGTIKADGSVSINPDGMQYVGTNDVTPVETGNFSRVVTNEGFQYTGIAVSEADDFFPPSAISDLKAEQMDVNDPNSGVALSFTAPGNDYDQGTAFRFELRYVIDNVTQLVDEFENCTIVEDTDVIEGNLTQPKVAGSKEVFLISTNGSFTTNQITLGFALLAIDESGNRADPSNVAPITYFYSSPVVIQTTTVDDLTTVGDLTTVGDLTTVGDLTTDANTPSIANDFTTDSNFTTDNYSTPKDDITTEGYFITEDYTTTDSYSTEGGNASRVTATINSILFMATLILYFLMT